CGTCTGCAATGCGTGCAAGCTCGTCTACGAAATCAAGGACGACATTCCGATCATGCTGATCGAGGAAGCGAAGCCGCTTACGTGACAATCAGTGCAGCGCCTGGCGCGATGCGCGGTGCGTCGATGACTCAGTTCGATTCCGATCGCGCGCGACGCCTGAGCTGGCTCGCGATCGCGGTTTATCTCG
This genomic interval from Candidatus Binataceae bacterium contains the following:
- a CDS encoding Trm112 family protein: MALSQELLDILACPKCKGDLQLTAKQDGLVCNACKLVYEIKDDIPIMLIEEAKPLT